One part of the Paraburkholderia flagellata genome encodes these proteins:
- the tldD gene encoding metalloprotease TldD, with the protein MNIIEPGIRNLATAKDLLLTPYGLDEAVLTRTLGEIFTHRIDYADLYFQTTRSEAWSLEEGIVKSGSFSIDQGVGVRAVSGERTAFAYSDDLSPEAIRQAAIATRSIAKAGGGKQKIQVAKSLTGIAGRDLYLPSDPLSSLDATEKVKLLERIEEMARGRDPRITQVMAALAGEYDVVLVARSDGALAADIRPLVRVSVTVIAEQNGRREIGNGGGGGRYDYAYFTDDILSKYVDDAVHAALVNLEARPAPAGAMTVVLGPGWPGVLLHEAIGHGLEGDFNRKGSSAFAGRIGERVAAKGVTVVDDGTLPNRRGSLNIDDEGNPTQCTTLIEDGILKGYIQDSLNARLMKMPVTGNARRESYAALPMPRMTNTYMLNGDKDPQEIISSVKNGLYAVNFGGGQVDITNGKFVFSASEAYMIENGKVTYPVKGATLIGSGPESLKYVSMIGNDMRLDSGVGVCGKEGQSVPVGVGQPTLRIDRMTVGGTV; encoded by the coding sequence ATGAACATCATCGAACCCGGCATCCGCAATCTGGCGACCGCGAAGGACCTGCTCCTCACGCCCTACGGCCTCGACGAGGCAGTGCTCACGCGCACGCTCGGCGAGATCTTCACACACCGCATCGACTACGCCGACCTCTACTTCCAGACCACGCGCAGCGAGGCATGGAGCCTCGAGGAAGGCATCGTCAAGTCGGGCAGCTTCAGCATCGACCAGGGCGTCGGCGTGCGCGCCGTGTCCGGCGAGCGCACCGCTTTCGCCTACTCCGACGACCTCTCGCCCGAAGCGATCCGGCAGGCGGCCATCGCCACGCGCTCGATCGCCAAGGCCGGCGGCGGCAAGCAGAAAATCCAGGTGGCGAAGTCGCTCACCGGCATTGCGGGCCGCGATCTGTACCTGCCGTCCGATCCGCTCTCCTCGCTCGACGCCACCGAAAAGGTGAAGCTGCTCGAACGCATCGAAGAAATGGCGCGCGGGCGCGACCCGCGCATCACCCAGGTCATGGCCGCGCTCGCGGGCGAGTACGACGTGGTGCTCGTCGCGCGCAGCGACGGCGCGCTCGCCGCCGATATCCGTCCGCTCGTGCGCGTTTCGGTCACGGTGATCGCCGAGCAGAACGGACGCCGCGAGATCGGCAACGGCGGCGGCGGTGGCCGCTACGACTACGCCTATTTCACCGACGATATCCTGTCGAAGTATGTGGACGACGCCGTGCACGCCGCGCTCGTGAACCTCGAAGCGCGTCCGGCGCCCGCCGGTGCGATGACCGTCGTGCTCGGCCCGGGCTGGCCCGGCGTGCTGCTGCACGAAGCGATCGGCCACGGTCTCGAAGGCGACTTCAACCGCAAGGGCTCGTCGGCGTTCGCGGGACGTATTGGCGAGCGCGTGGCCGCGAAAGGCGTGACGGTGGTGGACGACGGCACGCTGCCGAACCGCCGCGGGTCGTTGAACATCGACGACGAAGGCAACCCCACGCAGTGCACGACACTGATCGAAGACGGCATTCTCAAGGGCTACATTCAGGACTCGCTCAACGCGCGCCTCATGAAGATGCCCGTCACGGGCAACGCGCGCCGCGAGTCGTACGCAGCGCTGCCCATGCCGCGCATGACCAACACGTACATGCTCAACGGCGACAAGGATCCGCAGGAAATCATTAGCTCTGTGAAGAATGGCCTCTATGCCGTGAACTTCGGTGGCGGCCAGGTGGATATCACGAACGGCAAGTTCGTGTTCTCGGCCTCCGAGGCCTACATGATCGAGAACGGCAAGGTCACCTACCCCGTGAAGGGCGCGACGCTCATTGGCAGCGGCCCGGAATCGCTCAAGTACGTGAGCATGATTGGCAACGACATGCGTCTGGACTCGGGCGTGGGCGTGTGCGGCAAGGAGGGTCAGAGCGTGCCGGTGGGCGTGGGCCAGCCGACGCTGCGTATCGACCGCATGACGGTGGGCGGCACGGTGTAA
- the aroG gene encoding 3-deoxy-7-phosphoheptulonate synthase AroG translates to MPPHNTDDVRIRELKELTPPAHLIREFPCSEAASTLIFESRRAMHRILHGMDDRLIVIVGPCSIHDTKAAVDYAKKLVEERKRFKNELEIVMRVYFEKPRTTVGWKGLINDPFLDNSFKINDGLRTARELLVSINELGLPAGTEYLDMISPQYIADLISWGAIGARTTESQVHRELASGLSCPVGFKNGTDGNVKIAVDAIKAASQPHHFLSVTKGGHSAIVSTAGNEDCHVILRGGKTPNYDAESVNAACSDIGKAGLAARLMIDASHANSSKKHENQIPVCADIGRQVASGDERIVGVMVESHLVAGRQDLKEGCELTYGQSITDACIGWDESVGVLEGLAQAVKQRRIARGSGN, encoded by the coding sequence ATGCCCCCGCACAACACCGACGATGTCCGCATTCGCGAACTCAAGGAACTCACGCCGCCCGCTCACCTGATCCGCGAATTCCCGTGCTCGGAAGCCGCCTCCACGCTGATCTTCGAATCGCGCCGCGCCATGCACCGCATCCTGCACGGCATGGACGACCGCCTGATCGTCATCGTCGGGCCGTGCTCGATTCACGACACCAAGGCCGCAGTCGATTACGCGAAGAAGCTCGTGGAAGAGCGCAAGCGCTTCAAGAACGAGCTCGAGATCGTGATGCGCGTGTACTTCGAAAAGCCGCGCACGACGGTGGGCTGGAAGGGCCTCATCAACGACCCGTTCCTCGATAACAGCTTCAAGATCAACGACGGTCTGCGCACCGCGCGCGAGCTGCTCGTCTCGATCAACGAACTGGGCCTGCCCGCCGGCACCGAATACCTCGACATGATCAGCCCGCAGTACATCGCCGATCTGATCTCGTGGGGCGCGATCGGTGCGCGCACAACGGAATCGCAGGTGCACCGCGAGCTGGCTTCGGGGCTGTCGTGCCCGGTCGGCTTCAAGAACGGCACGGACGGCAACGTCAAGATCGCCGTGGACGCGATCAAGGCCGCCTCGCAGCCGCACCATTTCCTGTCGGTAACGAAGGGCGGCCACTCGGCTATCGTCTCGACCGCAGGCAATGAGGACTGCCATGTGATTCTGCGTGGCGGCAAGACGCCGAACTACGACGCGGAAAGCGTGAACGCCGCATGCAGCGACATCGGCAAGGCGGGTCTCGCCGCGCGCCTCATGATCGACGCGAGCCACGCGAACAGCTCGAAGAAGCACGAGAACCAGATTCCCGTGTGCGCCGATATCGGCCGCCAGGTGGCGTCGGGCGACGAGCGCATCGTCGGCGTGATGGTGGAGTCGCACCTCGTGGCGGGCCGCCAGGACCTCAAGGAAGGCTGCGAGCTGACCTACGGCCAGAGCATCACCGATGCGTGCATTGGCTGGGACGAAAGCGTGGGCGTGCTCGAAGGGCTCGCGCAAGCGGTCAAGCAGCGCCGCATTGCGCGCGGCTCGGGTAACTGA
- a CDS encoding carbon-nitrogen hydrolase family protein — MSASPLDPFRVAALQMVSTPDRERNLAEADKLIAEAAAAGARLVLLPEYFCFMGHKDSDKLAIREPHGDGPIQRFLADAAKRHGLWLIAGTLPLKAPEETRVLNTTLVFDPSGEERARYDKIHLFNFEKGAESFDEARTIRPGAEVRTFEAPFGRVGLSVCYDLRFPELYRRMGDCALMVVPSAFTYTTGQAHWEILLRARAIENQCYVLAAAQGGKHENGRRTWGHSMLIDPWGEIVAVRDEGAGVVAGDIDLERIASVRASLPAWRHRVLDCA, encoded by the coding sequence ATGAGCGCTTCCCCCCTCGACCCGTTTCGCGTCGCCGCGCTGCAGATGGTCAGCACGCCCGATCGCGAGCGCAATCTCGCCGAAGCGGACAAGCTGATCGCCGAGGCCGCCGCCGCGGGCGCGCGCCTCGTGTTGCTGCCCGAATATTTTTGCTTCATGGGTCACAAGGACAGCGACAAGCTCGCGATCCGCGAGCCGCACGGCGACGGACCCATTCAGCGCTTTCTCGCCGATGCCGCGAAGCGCCATGGCCTGTGGTTGATCGCCGGCACCTTGCCGCTGAAAGCACCCGAAGAAACGCGCGTGCTCAACACCACGCTCGTGTTCGACCCGAGCGGCGAGGAGCGCGCGCGCTACGACAAGATCCACCTCTTCAACTTCGAAAAAGGCGCCGAATCATTCGACGAAGCGCGCACGATCCGGCCCGGCGCCGAGGTGCGCACGTTCGAAGCGCCGTTCGGCCGCGTTGGCCTCTCGGTCTGCTACGATCTGCGCTTTCCCGAGCTGTACCGGCGCATGGGAGACTGCGCACTGATGGTCGTGCCTTCCGCGTTCACTTACACCACCGGCCAGGCGCACTGGGAAATCCTGCTGCGCGCCCGCGCGATCGAAAACCAGTGCTACGTGCTCGCCGCGGCGCAAGGCGGCAAGCACGAGAACGGGCGGCGCACGTGGGGCCACAGCATGCTGATCGACCCTTGGGGCGAGATCGTCGCGGTACGCGACGAAGGCGCGGGAGTGGTGGCCGGCGACATCGACCTCGAACGCATCGCCAGCGTGCGCGCGAGCCTGCCCGCGTGGCGGCACCGCGTGCTCGACTGCGCGTGA